DNA from Triticum aestivum cultivar Chinese Spring chromosome 7D, IWGSC CS RefSeq v2.1, whole genome shotgun sequence:
gagcctgcgcgggaaaagagtctaccaccacaaatgcgaaatctgctacgttggtacaagcaattcataacatgggccgacaaagaatatgtttatgcggatgttacagaggagcatcacaccaaacggtactctgtacaagttcatatgagtgaattgttccagctgttcaatctgcgcgacctcgacaaatctatgctgagttgctacgttctgtaagtgatttatttctacctcatctcgttcttcattgcctgcactatatatatatatatatatatatatatatatatatatatatatatatatatatatatatatattgtcctaactatattgttgcgtacgctattatgcagattgaagatttgggaatgcaaaataagaaacatccatgatgttgggttcattgacccacatatcgttaatggacatgtgttacaaaatcaccccgaagacgtggagaaagacttgtacaagtttcttagaaagcatcaactcaaaagtcatattctatttccttaccattttgggtgagtgtttctctcttgtgcccattctcttttgtttactccatgcatggtatgtctaatcgatgagttatgcatgactgtgcatgtaacgtgtccgcaggttccactggattctgctaaatattgaacttcacacctccagagttctaatcatggactctatggattcggatccaaagcgttgggccgacatgagaaaaatgctgcaaaagtaattattttcaatcatttgagctctatatcgatcggtctctttcgttcatttcctaatatcaagtaactaataactcccttgttcatttaattttctttgccctgtagggtttggagacggttctcagaagaaattgtcggtgaattcaaacatgagctagattttagaaggttagttaatgtggataagcagccaccggggaccaatctatgtggatactatgtttgtgagaacatccggagacacacctctgagcggaaggcatcggatagcgtgcggaaggcgacggataacttgcggaggaggcttagtccagaagctcgcttccgaccaattcaagatgaattagcaggatttttcatgagggaagtcatcaatcctaaaggagaacactataccgaggacgaagaaatttatatgcatacccgagattgaaacttgttcgaagttgtatatggtcatccatcctaattgtgtatggaaacttgttcgaagttgtatatggtcacccgagattgaatatatattatatattcctcttgaattcttcttgtttgaaatttcatatgcatgtatatagtagcgtagaatatgtgtactgaaacttcatcaaaattaaaataaaacacaaaataaaatataaaagaaataaaacactacaaattaaaaaaaaaccaggtttaggggggctaaaaccctaaacctgcggaggaggcctttagtcccggttagccacgagaaccgggactaaaggtcctccgccccgacggacccctggcggccacgtggacgggcctttagtcccggttagccacgagaaccgggactaaagcctttagtcgcggttcgtaagaggcgcgactaaagggggggagtctttagtcgcgcatatttagttcCGGTTGCACAGCCgagactaaaggcctttgcgaaccgggactaaaggcccattttcTATTAGTGATTATATTCGATACTGCACTTTGGCCCTCAAGGAACGCCTTCTAGGGCCTTATTTTTACATGATAGTGTCGTCACAGTCATAGTAGGAACTAAGTTGACAACGGCGTACGCAGGGACATGATCGCATGTCAATATGGAAAACAACAAAGACGAACAGAACACGTGGTGCATCATGCGTCCACTGCAACCGCAGACGATGATGGCACTCCTGTGCCTTCCACCTCGTCTTCTTTCTCTTCGGACTCGTACGCGTCGCGCTCCTGGACCCAGTGGTCGGCGAACTCGCAGTCCTTGTACCGCTCCAACCACGGCCCGCCGGACGTGTAGTGTATGGCGCGCGGCGTGGTCCCGGCCACGTCCGCCGGGTCGACTCGGTTGTGCCCCACGAGGAAGTTCCACGAGAATGGCACCTCGCCGACGTCGGCGTCGTCGAGCCAGGCGAAGCGGTGGAGCTGCGCTCCGCTCTGGGCGCTCACGGCCTCCGGCGTGAGCGCGACGCGGTTCTTGGGGTGGCCGCAGTTGAAGAGCAGCATGGAGGACCAGTTCTTGCGGTGGTACGCCGTCTGCACGGCGCCGTCCATCTTGGTGGCCTCCTTGGGCGTGTAGTCGTGGTGCACGCACAGCACGGCGTAGCGAGGGTCGGCCATGCGCGCCCGCTCCGCCACGTCCGTGACGAAGAGGAAGTCGCAGTCCACGAAGAGCGCCCACCCGCGGTAGCCGGCGAGGTGCGGCGTCAGGAAGCGGGTGAAGGAGAACTCTGTGCTCTCCGTTGGTCCGCGCTCCCGCCAGTACAACCCAGCCTCGCGGAGCTCCTGCTGGACGATCGGGATGACCTCCAGCGGCACGGAGGAGCGCCGCAGCAGTGAGCGCCGGCAGACGCGGTATGCGATGTCCTCGCGGGAGTCGTAGCCCACGTAGAAGCGGAATGGCTCCGCCGTCGCGACAGCGCCGGTGAGGTGGGAAGGTGCTGGAGGCGACATTTTCGGGCGCCGTCGCGAGTTATCAGGTGCACGGGGGTGGTGGCCTTTAAAAGGCATGCACCCATGGCTTGGTTGAGGATCTTCTCAAATGTCTTTCACATTTCTTGTAGTTGGGCATATTCTCATCAATGTGAGAATTTGTTGACACTTTTCAAATAATCATGAAACATTCAGATATAAATAAAACTGGCCATCTGGTGTTGCTAGTGCTGGACTAACACATTCAAGCAATTTTGCGAGTTTCCTTTGCTTAGTACATCGACTGATTCTTTTTAATTAGAaaacttagtagtactagtagaagcCCGTGCGATTGCCACGGACCTTTTAATTTACTTTTCCTATTGCACCTCAATTGATGCCTGTCTCTCACTCCCGCACTCTCTctacctctctctcacacacacacacacacacgcgcgcgcgcgcagaCACACAGActtccccccctctccctctcaagACTCAAAGTTTAATTTGATAGAGCTTAATTTTTGCTCGGTGTTAACATTCGCCGGCTACAGTATATCCTAGAACCTAAACATTAAAGAGAAACAATGTAATAAAATGAATAAAACTAAGGAATAATAACATAGATAAATTCAATGAAACTTTTGAGAGTAACAACAATTATCTCCGCACATAGTAAGATTAGTACAAAATTTGATGGGCTTCCGTCACCAAACATTTTTGGAGATTAGGTGATGACGAAAGTAAACCGAGACATGCCTGAATTCTCCATTTCAGGGTCGCCTACATAAGAAGATCCATCCACCAATAGTACTTGACTCATACACAGACTTCATATCGTGGACTTACAACATCCACATTATAACATTTTCATCAGCAATTggtgaatttttttagaaaaatattgTAGTTTCTCCTTTAAGGTCACTCCATTCATTTCCATATCATTATTGTTCCAACATCTAACATAGCCACGAGGGCCTCAATCCACTTGATCTGCTCTTTTATGCACCCACTTTCCAAGTGCTCCACCTCTCAAGGGCAATTGTACTGGTGTAAAACAATGAGTGTTAGCTCTTCCATCTTGTTCCCATGAATCCAAAAATAGTAGATTATATACCTAAAAAAATAGTACATTATATCTAGAAGAAATAAAAAATATTATAATTAGTAAATTATTACaacaaaaaagaataaaaataacaaTAGGATCTTGAAAACCGAACCTCAACCTAAGTAAATTTTATAAATGCAGATTCTCTCCCACTCCTCACATTTGTTTACGAATGAATTAGGAATATACAGTAGCAACCCAATAATTTGACTCCAAAAGCACTGGATCGTCCTACACCGTTGGCTAAGTTGCCGGCTTGCTCTCAGATACTGACTTTCTCAAAATGATGGGATCCATAATTAAGAAGATATCATGCAGAAAAGATACTTTGGTAAAGCCAACATTAGTAGCATCAAGTGGACAACCGAACCTTCTTTCCATTGATCCTATAGTACCACATATTGTTAACAACTAAGGTCCATTAAGAACAATATGTGTCGACGAAGAACTAACAATAAGTATATCTTGTATTCTTTAACGATGTTTCTCAAAGAATATCAAAATAGGTAAGATATTGATTTGGCAATTTTCATTCTAGACATTAAGGTTCCTAATGGTCTTTAGAGACTGTTAGACTGTTGGAAAAAGATTACCTACAAAATTGGTATACTCGTAATACTCATGTTCTCACAAAGTTCCACAAGCACTCTACCAAATTAAAGGGCCAAGTGCCCGTCCAAAAACATCCTCCACTATCGCGATGCCAGGTGATAATGACTTCTCCCGACCGAGTCCCTCGGAAGGAGCTGCTGACGGCGTCATTCTCGTGGCACCGCTGCTGGCGTGGTTCCTCGAAGAAGTGTTCGGCGGTGAGGCTTCCATGCAGCGCGGGAGTACCTGAGACGATGGTGCACCACAGATGGCTCTCAGTTTGGCGAGGATGGGAAGCGGACGACGCCAGATCCCGGTGTGCCAATGATCTGGCGACGACGTGGATGATGGGTTCCTTCCGGTGACTACCTTGGTCTGCTGCGATGGACTGGCCACGTCGACGGGGTCCAAACGGCGGCAGGTAGACACATCGACCTTATTCCTGAATACCCAGCGAGCCGCGGCATGGCTCCTCAGGCCCTCTCCTCCAGTGCGAGGTGTGGTGCCTCGTGATGTTGGAGTGCAGGCACATCCTACAAAGGCAGTGATGCGGTCTGCTTTTGTGGTCGATAATGGTGATTGTTGCCAAATCGTGTCGTGCAAGAGCTTTGGCAAAAAGATTAGCTGCACAATGCCAATTGCCATATATTGTTTAtaccaatgttgaggatatcgcttatcgttatcgtctcggccagctagggattagagattaatcggaaattggccgattaatcgattttatcggtcAACTATTAATCGGATATTTTTTGCAAATATCAGGTCCCCAACACTAAAATACGCTATATTCCACACCAAAACTATATTGGACAGAAGTGTTACTTTGattcctagcctttgaatcctcgtaTAATAACAAACAAAATAGAACAACAGTACATATTGCGTAGCAAGgccacaaaacataaataaacacAGTTTTTGCAAACGTAGTGCTACGAATAGGTCTGATTTATCGTTAGTTTCCCGATAAATCGCTTGTCAGAGCGATAAATCGGTCCAAAAGATAAACGGTGAAGAgaaggcataatcttatcggttACCCCCTGATTAGCGATAAATCGGAAGATTAATCGCTTGAATCGGAAGATTTTTTGAAAAGTGGTTTATACGATTACCACTTGCCATAAGATTTACCTGATGATTGCCAATTGCCTAAAATAGGTTCCTGTAGTATCCCTAAAATCAGATCCAAAACAGATTGGTTTCTCGTTTCCTGCTTGCAGGTCATGCATGTCGTAGCCCTCATGTTACGCCTAATCGAACTAATCCATGCATAATGCTCGTTTTTTTTCTAATTATGGCCAAACCCATGAAAAGACAATTAAGATATTGCAGTTAATTCATATGTTACAATAGAGAAGGAGGCGTGGAAGGAGGAGCATTTTGGTAAGTTCAGATTGGAAACAGGCCGTGAATCCCACCTTGCGCCTTACTTAATGAAAAATTGGAGAAAAAACGCCTTAATTAACGGAACGAGGGGGTGGTATGAAGCGACGATACCACCTACCAACTCCCCAACTAGGATTAGAGATATATTGATCCCATGGACATAAAATAAGCTTCATGATAGATTCTCACAGAGAGTACACTTAATTTGTTGTGTGCTGTCAAGTTCCTTTTTTTAGGATGTATGTCGGGTACGTCAACTACAATATGGGTATGGTGatgttcttttcttttcttttttgcggggaGCGGTGTGCTAATATTCTTACTAGTCCATGATGGTAATGTTACCACTATGCATGTTGGTGATGTACTACTCAAATTACTAGGTATTTGTCTCACATAAGATCATAACAATTTGCTATGATGTTACCTTTTTTTACATGAAAGCCAGGAGAATTTCACATTTCATTaaggtagaaaaataaaaagagTACAAGAGTTATTTGCATGAAGAAAAGAGAAACCAAGAGATTGGAACCATTGTAACTACATGCTTGAAGTAAAGGTCAGCCGAACTTGGCTAATGTCCTCCATGACAAGGTATGCAATGTCAGAGAAGCGTAGTTGAAGATGCGCCTATTACACTCTGTTAAAACATTGCACAACACATAGATATTGGCTACCAATATAGTTGTTCTATCAATCCTCCTGACGAAGAAAAAAATATGCCGCCTCCCACAGGAGATGGAAAGCCAGCTTGAGACAATACCCCAAACCCCATGCGAGAATATGCATTCAAGTGTAGGGAGCTCATTAGATTCGTAACCGGTCAGGCAAAGCATGCAAACCTCGTCACGTGGCCACCCAAGGATGCCAAGGCGGTCTGTTGTCACATCCCATATTTTCTCAAATCTGGAATGTTAAAAAAAATCACAGGGaatgaaattttttcaaaattCATTGTGATCGTTTGATATTAGCTAGAAACTGAATAGGAGTTATTTTATTTGTTTGAAGATGTGGCTAAAAtaaatttttttggaattatttaGAACACTAAGTTGTCATTTAGGGACTATTTATAAAATCAGAAAATGAGCCAACATAATTATTGGGACCTTTTGTTAAATATTTTGGGGTGGAAATAATATACATAAACCCCTAATATTTATTTGAACCCCTAAAGTTATTTGGGAAGCAAATTCAACCCGAAAAGGATTTAGGGAATAAACTGATATTCCAAAATAGGGTGACAAATTAAATATTTACATTGGGCATAAAAGTATTTTTTATTAAGTCCCAAATATTATATTGGGCCTCTATTTTTTCCCAGAGGAATTAAAGTGGATTgatttttgaatcaattcaaaaataaaaaagggaattATTTAAAGAAGGATTAAGTATTTTATTTGGCAATAAATAATTTTCCATAAGTCCTAAATGTTAGGTTGGACCTTTGTGAATTATTCCTAGTGGAATTTAGAACAAGTTTGATTTTGAAAACAAACTGAAATCCAAAATATAAAACCCAAACAGAAAAGAAAAGTGGAGAACAAAAAAGGCCAGGCCATGACCTAGTGCGGCCCAGTCAGCCCCCGCtctctcccgcccctcccccatctCTCGCTACCGGGTGGACCCTGCTAGTCAGGTCATCTCCCACCTCGCGCCCACGATCCGCCTCCCTGATCCCCGCGACGACCAACACCCCCACGTCACCCACACCACACGCCCGAAGCCCCTACGCCCTGCTATAAGCGGCGCCAGACACACTCAATTCAATCCCAGCAGGCGCACCACCCATAGCCGCTAGGCTCCCCGGATTTGAGCTTGCGCCTCCGCCACTCGAGCAATTCCGGTGATGAATTTTAGCACCGCATGTGAGACTACGCCCCTCAATTCCCCTCTGTTTAATTCGCCGCGTCGTTGTGCACACCCTTGACCCACCCATTAATCCAGGAGTGCTCCCTATCGCCAGAACCGTCCTTTCCCAAAGCTAACGAGCATCGCCACCACTCTATGCTTGCTCTCTCGTAATAGTGGTTGGATAACCCCCAAGTGTAAGGGCGAAGTAACCTAGCAATAAACATTTGCCTCAATTGAGAACGAAGGTTTATCAAACAAGGACTTCTTCCGGCAAACAAAGTCACAGGTACATGCACAAAAAGTACTCTTGCCCCCAACATTTCAAGAAGGTTGTCAAGCTTCTTGTCCTGCTAGTTACAAAGGTAAATTTCACGGTATGATAGGAATTTATAGATACATAAAATAAATAAACGGTACAACATAGAAAAGTATGTTTGTTGATGTTTTCggtaatggaaaatagaccccggggccataggttaaCTAGTGGCATCTCTCCAAGTAGATAAGTGTGGTGTGGGGAACAAATTACAGTCGGGCAGGGATTAAATTGCAATATTTATATTTATGAttatgatcattcatggcataatcttGCATAGGCATTACATCCGTGATATGGTAGACCGTTATCCAACTGCATCTACAACTAATACTCTTGACcccaagaccgctatccagcatgcatcttgaagTATTAAATTTATGACAAACTGGCATTGCAATAAGCATGGTGACATAATGTAGACAGTAAAACTATCATCTAATTTTTATAAAGAATCagtgttttatccttagtagcaacaatacaatacgtattcGTTCCCCTTCTAGTCACTGGGATAGATCGCTGGAAGGTTGAACCGACTACCATGCACAACTCCCTGTGAAGAACTACCTATCAATCTTGGTCAGTGATGATAAATAGACTGGAAAGCATACGTGTCTACTTATTATGCAGAAAAGAAACTTCATAGGATTCAATATAATTCAgtgaacaatctgatcataaagtgataattcatcatatcccaacaaacacaacaaccGATTACATCTATTGATCCCGATCATGTGAGGCAGCTCACGGGGACTTTGTATTGAATCATGAGGGAGAGAGGATgtcatctagctactgctatggatcCTAAGGTCCTAAGAATactactcacacatggtcatggTGGCAGCAAGGTCGATGAAGATGGCtttggtgatggattccccctccgacagggtccTGAAACAAACCTCCAGGTTGGATCTCCACAGAAtcgaaacttgcggcggcggaaaagatTGCAAAAAAAAAGATATAGAATGCTACCTAGGATGTTCTTTATCTAACGATGTAAGTCTTATGAACTCAGGATAAAAGTGATTTAAGGCAATAGTTTATAATTAATAACAAGCAAGTAACATCAAAATGTGCAAACAAAATAACTCTTGCTTTTCATGGTTCAATGTCTTCATGTAATACCAATCATTACTCGTACGTATCAAATTCATGGTTCCAAATGATCAAGGCTTTATCATATCTAAAAACATTATAATAAAACAACCCAGAGTGTCGGTCAAGTAACCGAATCCATGTCTCTCGCTTTTCAACTACTCAACACTTCGCTCGGTTCCAAGTCACAAGCATTGAATCTCACACTTAAATGGAAAATAGAATGATGATGGAGGTTTTAAAGGAAGTAAGAAGCTAAGAAAATCTCACACTAATGCAGTGGACCGTTAGGCAATGGAGAGGCCTTACAATTGATATTGGTGcggggagtagggattgccacgcaacggatgcactagagctataagtgtatgaaagctttcAAATGAActagtgggtgtgaatccaacttaCTTGCTCGTGAACAcctagagcatttgaggaagctcatcatggGAATATGCACGCCGAGTTCTATAATGTGAAAATCCCACTAGTATGGTCATGAAAACTCTCTATATGTAATGAACTAGTATGAAAACTCTCTATATGTAATTCATTGTGcgctgaagcacaagtgtgtataAAGGATAGCAGTATGTCCCCTCTTCCTTTTAttctctcttttcttccttttttttcttttttcattttctttattttttctttctggcgattttttcttttcttccctcACTAGTGGAGCCACACTCTAGGAAACATCATACTTTTGTTTACTCATAACTCAAAAAATATAATGAGTACAAATGAATGCCTCTGACAGTGTACTAGGACGTGAAATGATTTAGCGTAACATGTAAAACTAGCTGGGTGACCCgcacatttgcgcggctagattagCTATATATTATGAATTTTATGTTTTACTTTACTTTTATAACCTTAAAATGTTGATGGACTGGTACATGGAAACTTTAAAATATAGAAAACCTTGTATGCATATTACAACAGGAAAATGTAATATGTTGGTAGTATTTTCACTACCAATTTCAATTAAATCAGGTGCACATTTCGAATTTACTAAATAAGGTCAATTAAGCTAATTCAACGAAACCTCGTATGTAAGAAAGGTAGATCAAAGACCATTGTTGGCATGCAAAACTGTAGCTTCCTTACAACTTTGTATCTTTCTTTTCCACTGCCTCTTGTCCCATTTGTGCCCATAGGAACTTTTTTTTACCAAGGATTGAAACAAAACTATCCTCATTCATCTGTCTCATCTTCAGCGACAAATTTCTCTTAAATTTCTGGCATTTTCAAGCATGTTTATTTCCTCTTGATTGTGTCTGTTGCTTTTCTATGAAGACTTTACTTTCAGCTCATGCTTGGCTTAACTTGTTCTCTCCGCtcattttagtttttgttttgcatGAAATATGTATTTACGATATTCCCATGTTTTATTATTGTAGTCTTTATGCAGCAGTGGCGACACTCTTTATCTCAATCATATTGTTAATACACTTGCTCATAATTATCAATTTTCACCTAATTCTAATTTATAATTTTGTATTTTAATTGCACTTATAATATTTACATATATAACTTAGAAAATTTAGTAGTTTATGGCATTCATATAGAGTATGAATAAATATGAAATAGTTAATTTATTTTAAGAAATTTAACTTGGTTACTCTTTACACTGAGTATgagttaaaaaaaatcaaattttatgTAGAAAATATAATTATAATattaaattcatttttttgtaTAAGTTAGTTCTATTTTGTTCTaaaatgtaattttgtttatgGCTTCATGTAAAGAATGTACAATAAAATTGCTAATGCCATGTATTTATTGGTCTATATTTATCAAGCAATAGATAAAGGCTTTCGGTCGCTTGCTTGTCATACACACGGGTTTTTCCTACCATATGATATAGTTTTTTCAATCATATGATGTACTACTACCTTGATCGCACATTAAATGCCACTTAAACGGATATATCTAGCATTAAAATaagtctatatacatccatttcagcgacggTTAATCCGGAACGTAATCCGAAACATAGGGAGTACATAACTACACTGGTCCGACGAATTTCGACAGAATATTTTTAACTGATCGTGTTATATGGGTTGACTTGAGCCTTGAGCTCGCTGCATATACCTAGCTAAGTTGACTTCAAGCGTCCGTTTAACTTTCCTTATATCATGGATGCATCTAACAAATGATGGTTTTAGGCAAGGTTGCCTATAATTGCAACACGACTGAGTCTTCTATAGTTCTGAACTTGATTGAtcttttttttgtgggggggggggggggggggggctcacaatttattatttttctctcatttttttcatatACTAACATCTGCTTTCTGGCAAACAAATGTACGTGTCATAGCCCTTCTTTGGCTAGGCAAATCTgttcctaataataaagcacggattgactccgtcgGATTCACCGTCGCGGTGTTTTTGCGAAAAAGTACCTTTCTTTCTTGGCATTCAACCCGCAATAGACCTCCACCAACGATCGCCCGTGTCTGTCCCGAGCTCGTGCGCGCCTAAGGGCTTATATGTTGTTGGCCCATTGTTTGGTTAGGGCCAATAACTGAACGCACGGAATTTGTTGACGAGGATTTCGTTCTTCAGTTAAACACATGGGGAATAGTCCCACCTGGTTGATTTACATATATTCTCAGCAGTTTATATGTATGACAATTATCATGAGTATCAACAAGCCGCAATAGAAATTAATTTCCTCTGCAAAGGAAACGGAGCAAAGGAAAGGAAATGGAGGGAAGGAGCGAAGAAAATGGAACggaaggagagggaggcgaggtggccggaggtgcagAGGAAAAGGGGGCGCACGGGAGAGAGGCCATGCAaggagaggcggcggagggagtCCGGAGGTGCAGAGGAGAAGGGCGCACGGGAGAGACGCCATGGAAGGAGAGGGAGATCGAGCAAAGACGCTCTCCTCCTAGCGCTAGGCTTTTTTTAGGGATTAGCGCTAGGGTTGTTAGCGGGGAGATGGACTACGGCTGGGTGATTCGGGCAGTTTTGACCAATTGGGCTAAAACTAGGAGGATCGCCCACTCGGCTGGCCCACTGTGAATAATTTTTAATTGAGCtaattgagctgaaaatttgcaACTATTTGGTTTAGAAATATTTAAGCATATCTGTGAAGGTGTTTTAGGGAGCTTGAAGTGGGGTACGAGATGTGTGTCTTTTTTTAGAGCATACCTTCTACGCAAAATGCTTTTGTTTGAGCCAAGTCCAAGTAATGGAAAAAATGGATTcgaattttgaaaaagaaaaatgtCACTCGGTTCGATGATAGCGCGAAGCTAAAGTAGATGTTTCACTTTTCTTTTAATTGCGGACGCCAAAAATCGTAGCATCATCTACGACAATGGCCAACATTAAAAGCGACAACATAAAGGAGTAACTAGAAatgtatgattttttttccttttggtgtACGAGATGTGTGTCTTTTCTTAGAGCATACCTTCTACGCAAAATGCTTTTGTTTGAGCCAAGTCCAAATAATGGAAAAAATGGATTCGAATATTGAAAAAGAAAAATGTCACTCGGTTCGATGATAGCGCGAAGCTCAAGTAGGCGTTTCACTTTTTTTTTAATTGCGGACGCCAAAAATCGTACCGTCATCTACGACAATGGCGAACATTAAAAGAGACAACATAAAGGAGTAATTAGAAATGTGtgattatttttttccttttggggCAACATACAAATAAACACATTAAATTGGTATGCAAAGGTTAAAAAAATAGAAACACAAAATAGATGTAGGCGCTCACATGTCACAAGCACGTACGTCCCTATAAACGCAGGCACACATATTATTCTATTATGAGCACCTGCGAGAGACTGAATTAGTGAGTCTTGAGATTGATTAATTCCCCATCACACGCGTCTGGTTAAAGAGAAAGTGTACAGGTAACCATTCCTACTTATTCAATAGCTACACATTCATGGACTGTACTAATAGACATCAAAGCATGATATGTATTTTTTCTATACCTCGACATGCGCCTCCCTGTCCCTTCGTGCTGCGGCGTTGGGTGTTTTGGTGGACACATCAATTTTCtctccgttgcaatgcacgggcatgtaTGGTAGTATAATTGAATCCGGTACCTGACAAATATCTAAAACTGTACATTTTTTTAGGGAGAAAAACTGTACTACATGAGATGGTAAACTTATAGGTCTTTTTCTTTATGTCCCCT
Protein-coding regions in this window:
- the LOC123170214 gene encoding protein CDI-like, which gives rise to MSPPAPSHLTGAVATAEPFRFYVGYDSREDIAYRVCRRSLLRRSSVPLEVIPIVQQELREAGLYWRERGPTESTEFSFTRFLTPHLAGYRGWALFVDCDFLFVTDVAERARMADPRYAVLCVHHDYTPKEATKMDGAVQTAYHRKNWSSMLLFNCGHPKNRVALTPEAVSAQSGAQLHRFAWLDDADVGEVPFSWNFLVGHNRVDPADVAGTTPRAIHYTSGGPWLERYKDCEFADHWVQERDAYESEEKEDEVEGTGVPSSSAVAVDA